In Pseudoxanthomonas sp., one genomic interval encodes:
- a CDS encoding C40 family peptidase has protein sequence MTTDDDLPTGQPAATHRLSRRVSLLLLSLGLCAVASVAQAQSAPADVDAASTPASPDVVTPAPAAAAKPVITSVKEKAAEAATATLSALLPRLAASDTLPLVDRSAMVAGDISKLLAAYDLSKEGVVAQEQQGGKVNMVLQRALALMGTPYRWGGTSPDSGFDCSGLVGYVFRTALGIELPRVSRDMASKADAELVAARDQLRQGDLVFFGLKGRINHVGIYVGEGRFLHSPSSGKDVRVDSLITGYWANRYLSGRRVAM, from the coding sequence GTGACGACCGACGACGACCTGCCCACAGGCCAGCCTGCCGCCACCCACCGCCTGTCGCGGAGGGTTTCCCTTCTTCTCCTGAGCCTCGGCCTGTGTGCCGTCGCGTCCGTAGCGCAGGCACAGAGTGCTCCCGCCGACGTCGACGCCGCGTCAACTCCGGCCTCCCCGGACGTCGTGACGCCTGCCCCGGCGGCCGCCGCCAAGCCGGTCATCACCAGCGTCAAGGAAAAGGCGGCCGAAGCCGCCACCGCCACGCTCTCCGCCCTCCTGCCGCGCCTGGCCGCCAGCGACACGCTGCCGCTGGTCGACCGCTCGGCCATGGTGGCCGGCGACATCAGCAAGCTGCTGGCCGCCTACGATCTGAGCAAGGAAGGCGTCGTCGCCCAGGAACAGCAGGGCGGCAAGGTCAACATGGTGCTGCAGCGCGCGCTGGCCCTGATGGGCACGCCGTACCGCTGGGGCGGCACCTCGCCCGACAGCGGCTTCGACTGCAGCGGACTGGTCGGCTACGTCTTCCGCACCGCGCTGGGCATCGAGCTGCCGCGCGTCTCCCGCGACATGGCCAGCAAGGCGGACGCCGAACTGGTCGCCGCCCGCGACCAGCTGCGCCAGGGCGACCTGGTGTTCTTCGGCCTGAAGGGGCGCATCAACCACGTCGGCATCTACGTGGGCGAAGGCCGCTTCCTGCATTCGCCCAGCAGCGGCAAGGACGTGCGCGTGGACAGCCTGATCACCGGCTACTGGGCGAACCGCTACCTCAGCGGTCGCCGCGTCGCGATGTAA
- a CDS encoding C40 family peptidase, with product MKARHYPGLPTPAPLRSLAPLVLGTCLLVLAGCGGSKPQARKASPPPAQRDWPAVQADDPAAATSVLMRAIGLVGTPYRYGGNTPESGFDCSGLVTYVYRDMLDLRLPRTSRELAQVQGPKIEPRRLAPADLVFFGSRGNVTHVGIYVGEGRFVHAPSTGGTVRLDHLDGPYWRDHYSGAKRVLR from the coding sequence ATGAAGGCCCGACATTATCCCGGCTTGCCCACGCCCGCGCCACTTCGGTCGTTGGCCCCCCTCGTGCTCGGTACCTGCCTGCTGGTGCTCGCCGGCTGTGGCGGCTCCAAGCCGCAGGCGCGCAAGGCCTCGCCGCCCCCGGCGCAGCGCGACTGGCCGGCAGTGCAGGCCGACGATCCGGCTGCTGCCACGTCGGTGCTGATGCGCGCGATCGGCCTGGTCGGCACGCCCTACCGCTACGGCGGCAACACGCCGGAATCCGGCTTCGACTGCAGCGGGCTGGTGACCTACGTGTACCGGGACATGCTGGACCTGCGCCTGCCGCGGACCTCGCGCGAACTGGCGCAGGTGCAGGGGCCGAAGATCGAGCCGCGCCGACTGGCGCCGGCCGACCTGGTGTTCTTCGGCAGCCGGGGCAATGTCACTCACGTCGGCATCTACGTCGGGGAAGGCCGCTTCGTGCACGCCCCCAGCACCGGCGGGACAGTTCGGCTCGACCATCTGGACGGGCCCTACTGGCGGGACCACTACAGCGGCGCCAAACGCGTACTTCGTTAG
- the hutG gene encoding N-formylglutamate deformylase: MDTYTLHRGTAPLLVSLPHNGTALPDDIAARLTPEARRVPDTDWHVAELYAFARDLGASILVPAFSRYVVDLNRPDDDVSLYPGQNTTGLCPIVRFSGDPLYLPDQQPTAEEIAVRVDTYWRPYHQALQQELARLRDAHGRVVLWEGHSIRSVVPFLFEGRLPDFNLGTAGGASCSPALQQALEAELASQQAYSFIVNGRFRGGYITRHYADVANGIQTVQLELAQLTYMDEDTFAYLPERAARTQGLIRRLLERTLA, translated from the coding sequence ATGGACACCTACACCCTGCATCGCGGTACCGCGCCGCTGCTGGTCAGCCTGCCGCACAACGGCACCGCGCTGCCCGACGATATCGCCGCACGCCTGACGCCGGAAGCGCGCCGCGTGCCGGACACCGACTGGCATGTGGCCGAGCTCTACGCGTTCGCGCGCGACTTGGGCGCATCCATCCTGGTGCCGGCGTTTTCGCGCTATGTCGTCGACCTCAACCGTCCGGACGACGATGTGTCCCTCTATCCGGGACAGAACACCACCGGCCTGTGCCCGATCGTGCGCTTCAGCGGCGATCCGCTGTACCTGCCGGATCAGCAGCCCACGGCGGAGGAGATCGCTGTGCGGGTCGACACCTACTGGCGACCCTATCACCAGGCGCTGCAGCAGGAGCTCGCGCGCCTCCGCGACGCGCATGGCCGCGTCGTGCTGTGGGAGGGGCATTCGATCCGCAGCGTGGTGCCCTTCCTGTTCGAAGGTCGCCTTCCGGATTTCAACCTGGGCACCGCCGGCGGCGCGAGTTGTTCGCCTGCGCTGCAACAGGCGCTGGAAGCGGAGCTGGCCTCGCAGCAGGCGTACAGCTTCATCGTCAACGGACGTTTCCGCGGCGGCTACATCACCCGTCACTACGCCGACGTCGCCAACGGCATCCAGACGGTGCAGTTGGAACTCGCGCAGCTCACCTACATGGACGAAGACACCTTCGCCTATCTGCCCGAGCGTGCGGCGCGCACGCAGGGGCTGATCCGCCGCCTGCTGGAACGCACGCTGGCGTGA
- a CDS encoding peptidylprolyl isomerase, which translates to MKIAKDSVVRFHYTVSEAGQEPIESSKDREPLAILIGHGNIIPGLENAMQDREAGESFGVDVAAADAYGERRDGLTQRVPKKHFGNQRLVPGQQVVLQTNFGPRAVTIQKIGMSVVDVDLNHPMAGKDLHFDVEIVEVREASAEEIEHGHVHGDGGHHH; encoded by the coding sequence ATGAAAATCGCAAAAGACAGCGTCGTCCGTTTCCACTACACCGTGTCCGAAGCCGGCCAGGAGCCGATCGAAAGCTCGAAGGACCGCGAGCCGCTGGCGATCCTGATCGGCCACGGCAACATCATCCCGGGCCTGGAGAACGCCATGCAGGACCGCGAGGCGGGCGAGAGCTTCGGGGTCGACGTCGCCGCAGCCGATGCCTACGGCGAGCGCCGTGACGGCCTGACCCAGCGCGTGCCGAAGAAGCATTTCGGCAACCAGCGCCTGGTGCCGGGGCAGCAGGTGGTGCTGCAGACCAACTTCGGCCCGCGCGCGGTCACCATCCAGAAGATCGGCATGAGCGTGGTCGACGTGGACCTCAACCATCCGATGGCCGGCAAGGACCTGCACTTCGACGTGGAGATCGTTGAAGTGCGCGAAGCCAGCGCCGAGGAGATCGAGCACGGCCATGTGCACGGCGACGGTGGCCACCATCACTGA
- a CDS encoding NAD(P)/FAD-dependent oxidoreductase: MNSPHDDVLILGAGAIGLATALSLLEAGRGVRVIDAVAAGGGASHGNCGTITPSHAPPLAAPGVVAQALRWMFTPDAPLYLKPRIDPALWHWLLRFAARCNARDWRQSTQARAALLNDARSRLADWVERYRLACEFEEEGLDYVFRDPRRFRQYVDEAAVLREFGIATQVFDGAAYEREEPAMLPGVAGAIRFPGDARLRPDRYVAELARAVRERGGIIEQHCRVDRLEPTDRGVRLTTGQGRRDGREAVIAMGAWTPVFARTLGVKAPIQPGKGYSITYSRPARVPRHPMVLKDRAVCVTVWDSGFRLGSTMEFSGHDDTLNEIRLAALERGAREFLRHPVGAEVRERWCGWRPMTWDDLPLLGRAPRHDHVWLAAGHGMLGISMSAATGQLMADLMTGRTPAFDPFPYRPERFA, from the coding sequence GTGAATTCCCCCCACGACGACGTCCTCATCCTCGGCGCCGGCGCCATCGGACTGGCGACCGCGCTGTCGTTGCTGGAGGCCGGCCGTGGCGTGCGCGTGATCGATGCGGTGGCGGCCGGCGGCGGCGCCTCGCACGGCAACTGCGGCACCATCACGCCCAGCCACGCGCCGCCGCTGGCGGCGCCCGGTGTGGTCGCGCAGGCGCTGCGCTGGATGTTCACCCCGGACGCACCGCTCTACCTCAAGCCGCGCATCGATCCCGCCCTGTGGCACTGGCTGCTGCGGTTCGCCGCACGCTGCAATGCGCGCGACTGGCGGCAGAGCACGCAGGCGCGCGCGGCGTTGCTCAACGACGCGCGGTCACGGCTTGCCGACTGGGTGGAGCGTTATCGCCTGGCGTGCGAGTTCGAGGAGGAAGGCCTCGACTACGTGTTCCGCGATCCACGCAGGTTCCGGCAGTACGTGGACGAAGCGGCGGTACTGCGCGAGTTCGGCATCGCCACGCAGGTCTTCGATGGCGCCGCGTACGAGCGCGAGGAGCCGGCCATGCTGCCCGGCGTCGCCGGCGCGATCCGCTTCCCCGGTGACGCGCGCCTGCGGCCAGACCGCTACGTGGCGGAACTGGCCCGCGCCGTGCGCGAGCGCGGCGGCATTATCGAGCAGCATTGCCGCGTGGACCGGCTGGAACCCACCGACCGCGGCGTGCGGCTCACGACAGGGCAGGGCAGGCGCGACGGGCGCGAGGCGGTCATCGCGATGGGCGCGTGGACGCCCGTGTTCGCCCGCACGCTGGGCGTGAAAGCGCCTATCCAGCCGGGCAAGGGCTATTCGATCACCTATTCGCGCCCGGCCCGCGTGCCGCGCCATCCGATGGTGCTGAAGGATCGCGCCGTGTGCGTGACGGTGTGGGACAGCGGCTTCCGGCTGGGCAGCACCATGGAGTTCTCCGGCCACGACGACACGCTCAACGAGATACGGCTGGCGGCGCTCGAGCGCGGCGCGCGCGAATTCCTGCGCCACCCCGTCGGAGCCGAGGTGCGGGAGCGCTGGTGCGGCTGGCGGCCGATGACCTGGGACGACCTGCCGCTGCTCGGACGTGCGCCGCGCCACGACCATGTCTGGCTGGCGGCCGGCCACGGCATGCTCGGCATCAGCATGAGCGCCGCGACCGGCCAGTTGATGGCCGACCTGATGACGGGCCGCACGCCTGCCTTCGATCCTTTCCCGTACCGACCGGAGCGATTCGCATGA
- a CDS encoding bile acid:sodium symporter family protein, translated as MQASLLTNLLLPLALGIIMLGLGLGLTLEDFRRVARYPRAVLIGLALQTLVLPWVAFGLALGFGLPAELAVGLMLLAASPGGATANIYSHLARGDVALNITLTAINSLLCLLTLPVILNLSLEYFLGAGQYVPPPTKKVVEVAAIILVPVAIGMLLRAKAPGFAAKTEKPIRLLSVLVLALLVVAAVAQEWRTLTTYFAIVGLACLLFNLASMGAGYGTPLALRLPKKQAIAIAMEIGIHNGTLAIFIALNVLQNPTISVPAAVYSLLMFVTAAVFAWWVSRDKDAVT; from the coding sequence ATGCAGGCATCACTGCTGACCAACCTGCTGTTGCCGCTGGCCCTGGGCATCATCATGCTCGGCCTCGGGCTGGGGCTCACGCTCGAGGATTTCCGTCGTGTCGCCCGCTATCCGCGCGCCGTGCTGATCGGTCTGGCGCTGCAGACGCTGGTGCTGCCGTGGGTCGCGTTTGGCCTGGCGCTCGGCTTCGGCCTGCCCGCCGAACTGGCGGTCGGCCTGATGCTGCTGGCCGCCTCGCCCGGCGGCGCCACCGCCAACATCTACAGCCACCTCGCCCGCGGCGACGTGGCCCTGAACATCACGCTCACCGCGATCAACAGCCTGCTGTGCCTGCTGACGCTGCCGGTGATCCTGAACCTGTCGCTGGAGTACTTCCTCGGCGCCGGCCAGTACGTGCCGCCGCCGACGAAGAAGGTGGTCGAGGTGGCCGCGATCATCCTGGTGCCGGTCGCCATCGGCATGCTGCTGCGCGCGAAGGCGCCCGGCTTCGCGGCAAAGACCGAGAAGCCCATCCGCCTGCTCTCCGTGCTGGTGCTTGCCTTGCTGGTCGTGGCCGCGGTCGCGCAGGAATGGAGGACGCTGACCACCTACTTCGCCATCGTCGGCCTCGCCTGCCTGCTGTTCAACCTGGCCAGCATGGGCGCCGGTTATGGGACACCGCTGGCCTTGCGGCTGCCCAAGAAGCAGGCCATCGCCATCGCGATGGAAATCGGCATCCACAACGGCACGCTGGCGATCTTCATCGCGCTCAACGTGCTGCAGAACCCCACCATCTCGGTGCCGGCGGCGGTCTACAGCCTGCTTATGTTCGTCACCGCAGCGGTGTTCGCCTGGTGGGTGTCGCGGGACAAGGACGCCGTCACCTGA
- a CDS encoding DUF418 domain-containing protein, translating into MTATNTENLAPIAAAERIGAMDVLRGVALLGILLMNLEGFVGPVMAAGTGLDPALTGVDRTVDLLVYVLVQGKFYTLFSLLFGMGFAVMSQRAEQAGRPFAGVYWRRGLVLLAFGVVHALFIWAGDVLMMYALCSFLLLAFRPLPTRWFVPLALLAYAMPIGFMLLMGGMGSLLAGTEGWDKAMGQIGVQMQALIESERTAYGSGTYAEVTWQRLKSTGMALSNITMFGFIVFGMFLLGAWFVRSGAITRPREFPRLYAWLRWGALPLGLLAMLGSVALVPTMDFATFNLRVSAAFTLQMLANLLMCLGYVAWVMRALASPVWQRPLGWLAPAGRMALTNYLMQSLVCTWIFYGYGLGYFEQLPRAWQPLFALVLFGTQALLSRLWLSRFRFGPMEWLWRSATYLKPQPLRLRTE; encoded by the coding sequence ATGACGGCGACGAACACGGAGAACCTGGCCCCCATCGCGGCGGCCGAGCGCATCGGGGCAATGGACGTGCTGCGCGGCGTCGCGCTGCTGGGCATCCTGCTGATGAACCTGGAAGGCTTCGTGGGGCCGGTGATGGCCGCGGGGACCGGGCTGGATCCCGCACTGACCGGCGTGGACCGCACCGTGGACCTGCTGGTCTACGTGCTGGTGCAGGGCAAGTTCTACACCCTGTTCTCGCTGCTGTTCGGCATGGGGTTCGCGGTGATGTCGCAGCGGGCGGAGCAGGCGGGCCGGCCGTTCGCCGGCGTGTACTGGCGGCGCGGCCTGGTGCTGCTGGCCTTCGGCGTGGTCCATGCGCTCTTCATCTGGGCCGGCGATGTGCTGATGATGTACGCGCTGTGCTCGTTCCTGCTGCTGGCGTTCCGGCCGCTGCCGACCCGCTGGTTCGTGCCGCTGGCCCTGCTCGCGTACGCCATGCCGATCGGCTTCATGCTGTTGATGGGCGGCATGGGGTCGCTGCTGGCCGGCACCGAAGGCTGGGACAAGGCCATGGGGCAGATCGGCGTGCAGATGCAGGCGCTGATCGAGAGCGAGCGGACCGCCTACGGCAGCGGCACCTACGCCGAGGTCACTTGGCAGCGGTTGAAGAGCACCGGCATGGCGCTCAGCAACATCACCATGTTCGGCTTCATCGTGTTCGGCATGTTCCTGCTCGGCGCCTGGTTCGTGCGCAGCGGGGCGATCACGCGGCCGCGGGAGTTTCCGCGCTTGTATGCCTGGCTGCGCTGGGGCGCGCTTCCGCTCGGCCTGCTGGCGATGCTGGGCTCGGTGGCGCTGGTGCCGACCATGGATTTCGCCACCTTCAACCTGCGCGTGTCCGCGGCGTTCACCCTGCAGATGCTGGCCAACCTGCTGATGTGCCTGGGCTACGTGGCGTGGGTGATGCGTGCGTTGGCGTCTCCGGTCTGGCAGCGGCCGCTGGGCTGGCTGGCACCGGCGGGCCGCATGGCGCTGACCAACTACCTGATGCAGTCGCTGGTCTGCACATGGATTTTCTACGGTTACGGGCTGGGCTATTTCGAGCAGCTGCCGCGTGCCTGGCAGCCGCTGTTCGCGCTGGTGCTGTTCGGCACGCAGGCGCTGCTGAGCCGTCTCTGGCTGTCGCGGTTCCGTTTCGGCCCGATGGAATGGCTGTGGCGGTCGGCGACCTATCTGAAACCGCAGCCGCTGCGGCTTCGGACGGAGTAA
- the gorA gene encoding glutathione-disulfide reductase — MKPQAFDLIVIGGGSGGLAGAFRAASYGARVALLEPKELGGTCVNVGCVPKKAMWLAAELSQRIAMGSTLGFDTPPPTLDWKEFIVHRQRYIAGIHASYMKRLDESGVVLMPCRGRLRDANTVVNADGVALQAGHLLIATGGHPVRPDIPGAGLGKVSDDFFSLCAAPPRVAIIGGGYVAVELAGVLQALGSQVEVFVRGPRLLDGFDTQITDELAADMRQHGVRLHFGHAVAALESAPDKGVVLLAEDGMRTDRFDEVIFATGRRASTRDMGLEAAGVALDAKGFVQVDARQDTNITGIHAVGDVTGQAALTPVAIAAARRLMDRLFGGQPEARFDYAGIPTVVFSHPPVGTVGLSEADARARYGDAVHVLTTRFRPMLHALADSPQRSLFKLVCVGEDRRVVGLHLLGEGADEMLQGFAVALKKGITLADLHDTVALHPTSAEEVVLMR, encoded by the coding sequence ATGAAACCGCAGGCTTTCGACCTGATCGTCATCGGGGGTGGTTCGGGGGGGCTGGCCGGCGCCTTCCGCGCGGCTTCGTACGGGGCCAGGGTCGCGCTGCTGGAACCGAAGGAACTGGGCGGCACCTGCGTCAACGTCGGCTGCGTGCCGAAGAAGGCGATGTGGCTGGCGGCAGAGCTGTCGCAGCGGATCGCGATGGGGTCGACGCTCGGCTTCGACACCCCGCCGCCGACGCTGGACTGGAAGGAATTCATCGTGCATCGCCAGCGCTACATCGCCGGCATCCACGCCAGCTACATGAAGCGGCTGGACGAGAGCGGCGTGGTGCTGATGCCGTGCCGGGGCCGACTGCGGGATGCGAACACCGTGGTCAACGCCGACGGCGTTGCGCTGCAGGCCGGACATTTGTTGATCGCAACGGGCGGCCACCCGGTGCGGCCGGATATCCCGGGCGCCGGGCTGGGCAAGGTCTCCGACGATTTCTTCAGCCTGTGTGCGGCACCGCCGCGCGTGGCGATCATCGGCGGCGGCTACGTGGCGGTGGAACTGGCCGGCGTGCTGCAGGCGCTGGGCAGCCAGGTGGAGGTGTTCGTGCGCGGGCCGCGCCTGCTGGATGGGTTCGACACGCAGATCACCGACGAACTGGCTGCGGACATGCGCCAGCACGGCGTGCGCCTGCACTTTGGACACGCGGTGGCGGCGCTGGAATCCGCGCCCGACAAGGGCGTGGTGTTGCTGGCCGAGGACGGCATGCGGACGGACCGGTTCGACGAGGTGATCTTCGCGACCGGTCGCCGCGCATCGACACGCGACATGGGCCTGGAGGCGGCCGGCGTTGCCCTCGACGCGAAGGGCTTCGTGCAGGTGGACGCGCGGCAGGACACGAACATCACCGGTATCCATGCGGTGGGCGACGTCACCGGCCAGGCGGCGTTGACGCCGGTGGCCATCGCGGCGGCACGACGGCTGATGGACCGGCTGTTCGGCGGACAGCCGGAGGCACGCTTCGACTACGCCGGGATTCCGACCGTCGTGTTCTCGCATCCGCCCGTGGGCACGGTGGGATTGAGCGAAGCCGACGCGCGCGCGCGATACGGCGATGCGGTGCATGTGCTGACCACGCGTTTCCGGCCCATGCTGCACGCATTGGCCGATTCGCCGCAGCGCAGCCTGTTCAAGCTGGTCTGCGTGGGCGAGGACAGGCGCGTGGTCGGCCTGCATCTGCTGGGCGAGGGCGCGGACGAGATGCTGCAGGGCTTCGCGGTGGCGTTGAAGAAGGGCATCACCCTGGCCGACCTGCACGACACCGTCGCCCTCCATCCGACCAGCGCCGAGGAAGTGGTGCTGATGCGCTGA